Sequence from the Toxotes jaculatrix isolate fToxJac2 chromosome 24, fToxJac2.pri, whole genome shotgun sequence genome:
AAAACCCACAAACCGCAAGGGATCTGATTTTGGGAGCCCATCCAGCTCATCGCAGCGGTCTGTGCTCTCCTTGGCCAAATTCAGTCCACTGAGAGTTCCTCACAGAGAGGGGAAATCAAACACACCAGCAGGGTAACAGGCCGCTAAAGAAAGGAACATCAACAAGTTCTCAGACTGGATATATGGAAAGTGATAGGGATCGTGTGTTGAAAGCTGAACATCCATCTAACATGGTTTTAAAAGAGAAGCTTCCAGAGCTGAACTGCTGTAAAACGTCCTTGAATCTGAATTCTTTATTTAGCTGTTGACTGAAAGCTCACAGAAAGTAAACTGCAGCCCTGTGGAGTGAAAGGAATAAAGtgttcagctttttctttgggctttatatttggcttGTGTCTGACACAGTGAGGTCACGGTGATCTTTGCACACAAGATGAACATTTTCAATTTCCCTTTTATCtatgttgttttccttttgagaatttttttcttttcttttttttttgaaaacggCTGAAATTCTCCCGGCGCTGCCTCCTTCAGTCACCTCACCGTTCTGCTGGTCATCGCCAAGCTCAATAGATAAGAGCAGAGAGCCGCGTTTGTTAGCTGAAAGGTTTCCGTGCGGCTGGGTTACAGCAATTTCTGAAGTGCCGTTTGTGGTGGATCAGGAGTGATCCGGAAACGCGAAAGGTGCTcggagatggaaaaaaaaaaaaaaaaaaacttattacCAGAGGTAGGCAGGAGCAAATTGgtgtgacaaaaacaaaaataatttcacatcTGCAGGATATTAACTGCTACACACGCTTGGTTTGCATTGCTTTCTGTGTCATTATACTCTAACATCCACAGACGCACTcaatgatgtttttcatttaaaccCTAATCACACTTTCGGTGCACTCTATATTCCTGCAGcactgtggggttttttttctggctcatatttcttttttaactgcAGCAGGATATGAGAAATTTGATGTATAGTTCCATCCTCCTTCACTGTGCTGAAAATGGGGCTcgcagtgttgttttttttttttttctcccagacAGTTTCTTCAACCGTCGTATCATTCACTGCGCGCACAGGTTCTGTCTGAGCTTAATCCTCCACGCTGCTGCAATTCATCTGAAGAAGGATGTTTCAGAGGAGAACATCAGGGCCATCTGACTGAAATACAAACCACATTATCTACGCAAAGCTAAGAAAGCAGTGAACAGTATCTACGACCGGATTAATAGACTCTGTCAACTCCTCTGTACGTTGTCATCATCAAGCACCAAAGCGAAGGCTAGCTAACAGGgacctcagagcagcagctaaTCTCAGAGGTCAAAGGGAAGAACACAGTTTTTATGCACTCATCTGTTTTCTTATCAAGAGTTAAATGTGAGGATAGGCACCACTCTCTCGTATCTCAATGCTAACATGAAGCTAAAGCCAGCAGCTCTCAGACATGAGAGGGATGCTGAACTTCTCATCTAGCTCAAacgtttcccaaaatgtcgCCCTATTCCTCTCAGTCACAGAaaagcattctgggaacacagcAAGAAGGTCTTTGAGTTTAGATGCACGCAAGACCCTTCATCTCATGTATGCCTTTGTTTGTCTCCGCAGGAATTTCTATTACATCACCATGCTACGTGACCCGGTGTCACGCTACCTCAGCGAGTGGAAGCACGTACAGCGTGGGGCCACTTGGAAAACAGCCCTCCATATGTGTGACGGCCGCCCGCCCACTCAGGACGAGCTGCCCGCCTGCTACAGCGGCGAAGACTGGACAGGCGTGCCCCTGTCAGACTTCATGAACTGCCCGTCGAACCTTGCCAACAACCGCCAGGTCCGCATGCTGGCCGACCTCAGCCTGGTGGGCTGCTACAACATGTCCTCCATGAGCGAGCTGGAGCGGGGCCACGTGTTGCTCGCCAGCGCCAAGGCCAACCTGCGCAACATGGCTTTCTACGGCCTGACAGAGTACCAGCGCAAGACGCAGTACCTGTTCGAGCGGACATTCGGCCTGCGCTTCATCAGGGCCTTCACGCAGATCAACAGCACGCGCGCAGCCAGCGTGGGAATCAGCGAGAAGGTACGGTGGCGCATCGAGGGGCTCAACGCCCTCGACATGGAGCTGTACGAGTACGCCAAGGAGCTCTTCCTGCGGCGCTACCAGTACACCCGCCAGAGGCAGCACCAGGAGGACCggctgaggaggaggcaggagaggcagCACAGGCAGAGGCTGCACAGGACCTATCTGGCTGAGCTTTGGAGactaggaggaggaggagggggggaggaggaggaggaagaggaggaggaagaggtgaagGTGCTTGAGGAAGTAGCCACCACAGAGGACTACAGCAGCCAGGTGGTGCGGTGGTGAGGACgggaactaaaaaaaaaacaaaacaccagtgCACAGACTGATCGCTTGATTCATTGTGCTTTACTCTCCTCCCTCCGTCTCCCTCTGTCGAGCCTCCGCTGTGAATCTGCCAAAACCTCCTGCCCCCATCGCCTCATGACGCTTCGTTGGACTGCCGAACGGTGTCTTAATATTTATGATGGATGTATTTGTCATGGCAGCataaacattttgtatttaagttttgttttcttatggCTATTTTGGCACTGCAGTTGTGAAACGTATTTATTTATTCGTTAAagccagtgctttgaatgttcTCAAAGCAGCGAAAATGTTTCGGAAGTTTCGCAAAGAATTAGtagaactggaaaaaaaaaaaaaaaaaaatttaacatgCCTCAGGAAGGAGGCCGGTTTTAGTATATTTTCAAAATGGTGAATGGCTCGAAGGATCCTCTGTGTCATGTCCGTGATCTAGCGCCGTGTTAATCAGTGAAATCTTGTAGTTACTCTGTGGTGTTTGGCTTCATAAGAATATCAAAGCACAAACTTggctgcggtgtgtgtgtgtgttttttttttgttttgtttttttctttctgacttGATTCAACTGCATATATACAGAAACAATCAAGGCAATTTCTCGCAGGAAATGTGTTCAATAAAAACATGCGGCATCCAGTGATGTAAATTTGTCCCTGATGGACTCTCTCTGACACGCGTGTGCACGTGTTcttgctctgctgctttttttcacAGCATGTTCTCACCATAAAAACCTGAAATCCACAGGCACTGTGCCAACTTCTTCCACAGCCACGCACATACAGACACGCTGACGCACGCCAGggaggcttttgtttttttttcctcgagCTACAGGCCTGAAAGACAGGCTGTCTGAGCCAGTTTCGGGCGCTCTGACGTCACAGAGACAGGACATCGGTATTTCCACCATTAGGGCATTGATCACAGGCTCTCCGCTCCCAAATGGATCATTTAAAGTTCAATTGACCGTGACTCTGGCGCAGCAGAAAAATAGCAAATAGAAACCCAGTGACCTGCTTGAACGCTTCTCCCTCCACGATCGGACAAAACGTACAGTGCTCGGCTCGACCGACGCTTCCATTTGCACTTCAGTAGACAAAACAATCTGATTCAACGCATTTCCATACATGACAGGCCTCTGAGATGTTCGGGGGCCAGATAGATTGCTTAATATTAATACTCTTTTTCTGGAAAATGGCCGCTGTAATAAGCACTTCCTGGCCTCTCCACGCAGGCGTTTTGTtcatgaggaggagaaggaagatgAGGAGATCAGTCAGGaggcagaaaaaggaaatggCTATGTCCACAGACTAAAATAGCCTTTCCATCCCCAGCTGCAGTCTCTGTTCTACTTGCACAGCATGTAACAGAGAAAGATTAGAATTATATAAGCCTCTGATAATGATGCTGGATTTGACTTCTCTGCGTACACGGACACAGAGAAGTGACAGACACCTTAAATATTACACTAATTATCACGCTAATTCCTCCTTCCAGCGTAACATTGGGATTCTTTGTTATTTGACACAGCTGAATATTTGCTGTGAAATGTGATCTCAGCCATAAACCAGGAAAGGGCAATGCAGCCGCACGACATCTGTTATCCAGGAGGAAGCAGTTTGCAGCCAGCGATAGACAAATCATTTCAAAGCTTCCTTTATCTGGGGGACGACGTGTCTC
This genomic interval carries:
- the LOC121177786 gene encoding heparan-sulfate 6-O-sulfotransferase 3-B-like, with translation MEEKFNRLIFIPIAAVLFLMIGYQYVCPADSNTCYFRSEDKGLFQRYSSGFELVYTEPEADEDLPSKITSKFNFTERDLDRHVDFNIRGDDVMVFLHIQKTGGTTFGRHLVKNIQLEQPCDCMPGQRKCTCHRPGKAESWLFSRFSTGWSCGLHADWTELTSCVPVVMNKRDKKSAQKSKRNFYYITMLRDPVSRYLSEWKHVQRGATWKTALHMCDGRPPTQDELPACYSGEDWTGVPLSDFMNCPSNLANNRQVRMLADLSLVGCYNMSSMSELERGHVLLASAKANLRNMAFYGLTEYQRKTQYLFERTFGLRFIRAFTQINSTRAASVGISEKVRWRIEGLNALDMELYEYAKELFLRRYQYTRQRQHQEDRLRRRQERQHRQRLHRTYLAELWRLGGGGGGEEEEEEEEEEVKVLEEVATTEDYSSQVVRW